From the Accipiter gentilis chromosome 15, bAccGen1.1, whole genome shotgun sequence genome, one window contains:
- the MAL gene encoding myelin and lymphocyte protein: MSSATSTASLPSGLAVLTTFPDVLFIPEIIFGGLVWILVASSRVPVPILQGWVMFVSVFCFVMSTTLLCLYSCGAHGGSSSWVTLDIICQETAALFYLSAAVLEAYFTYSVSTLTDPVVTTIYRENIAAVVFAFVATLLYVIHKVCSLLRWKSS; encoded by the exons ATGTCCTCGGCAACTTCCACCGCCTCTTTACCCAGTGGCCTGGCTGTCCTGACGACTTTCCCAGATGTGCTCTTCATTCCTGAAATT ATCTTTGGGGGCCTTGTCTGGATCCTGGTGGCATCCTCGAGGGTCCCGGTACCCATCCTGCAAGGCTGGGTGATGTTTGTCTCTGTGTTCTGCTTCGTCATGTCCACCACCCTCCTGTGCCTCTACAGCTGTGGGGCCCatgggggcagcagctcctgggtCACCTTG GACATCATCTGCCAGGAGACAGCAGCTCTGTTCTACCTCAGCGCTGCTGTGTTGGAAGCCTACTTCACCTATAGCGTCAGCACGCTTACCGATCCTGTGGTGACGACCATCTACCGggagaacattgctgctgtg GTATTCGCATTCGTAGCTACCCTGTTGTACGTGATCCATAAGGTGTGCTCACTCCTGCGATGGAAATCATCCTAA